One stretch of Candidatus Baltobacteraceae bacterium DNA includes these proteins:
- a CDS encoding dihydroorotate dehydrogenase — protein MVVERAKPRIGVKIGTLELAYPTLMGSGCYGSGEEYSPFIDLARVGAVVLKSVTRQPRLGNVGPRLVPTPSGMLNAIGLQNPGIDYYLEHEVRKFSDRPCAVIGSVAGFSVEDYVEVAERLTARDEIDALEVNISCPNVASEGETFACNPNLTGQVVKAVRKVVRKPLIVKLSPNVTDIGSIAREAEAAGADALAVINTVRGMAIDVERWKPRLGNVTGGLSGPAIRPIAVLAVYEVARAVRVPIVGQGGIETTSDALEFLLAGASAISIGTANFTDPRIPSRIVAELEDYLRERDLAALSDIVGKANVGFRNADEYEGDAG, from the coding sequence ATGGTCGTAGAACGCGCGAAGCCGCGGATCGGGGTGAAGATCGGCACGCTCGAACTCGCCTATCCGACGCTGATGGGCAGCGGTTGCTACGGTTCGGGTGAAGAGTACTCGCCCTTCATCGACCTTGCGCGCGTCGGCGCAGTCGTGCTCAAGAGTGTGACGCGTCAACCGCGACTCGGTAACGTCGGGCCGCGCCTTGTTCCGACGCCCAGCGGCATGCTCAACGCGATCGGCTTGCAAAATCCGGGGATCGACTACTATCTCGAGCACGAAGTTCGCAAATTTTCCGATCGTCCGTGCGCCGTGATCGGGAGCGTGGCGGGATTTTCGGTCGAGGACTACGTCGAGGTCGCAGAGCGTCTCACCGCCCGCGACGAAATCGATGCGCTCGAGGTCAACATCTCGTGTCCGAACGTTGCCTCCGAAGGTGAGACGTTTGCCTGCAATCCGAATCTGACCGGGCAAGTCGTCAAAGCCGTCCGAAAAGTCGTCCGTAAACCGCTGATAGTCAAGCTCTCGCCGAACGTCACCGATATCGGATCGATCGCGCGCGAAGCCGAAGCCGCCGGCGCCGACGCGCTCGCCGTCATCAACACGGTGCGCGGGATGGCAATCGACGTCGAGCGCTGGAAGCCACGGCTCGGGAATGTGACCGGCGGGCTTTCAGGGCCGGCGATCCGTCCGATCGCAGTCCTCGCCGTCTACGAAGTCGCTCGAGCGGTACGCGTTCCGATCGTGGGACAAGGCGGGATCGAGACGACGAGCGACGCACTCGAATTCCTTCTGGCCGGCGCATCGGCGATCTCGATCGGAACTGCGAACTTCACGGATCCGCGGATTCCGTCGCGAATCGTCGCCGAGCTCGAAGATTATCTACGGGAACGCGATCTCGCCGCGCTAAGCGATATCGTCGGAAAAGCCAACGTCGGCTTCCGCAATGCTGACGAATACGAAGGAGATGCAGGATGA
- the pyrF gene encoding orotidine-5'-phosphate decarboxylase → MSAPELIVALDTPTFADATAVLDRLDGLPLMYKVGMEAFFAYGDEIRAELLRRSATYFLDLKLNDIPRTVAAAIRQLVQPGARIIDVHALGGSEMMMAAVEAAEQRALELGIDPPEIFAVTVLTSIAPEDLRELGLQGGPGENATRLAALARDARCAGVICSPQEVRDLKSFFGTEFKALTPGIRPAGTSLGDQRRVMTPGDARAAGSDYIVVGRPILEAKDMREAAQAILAELVPA, encoded by the coding sequence ATGAGCGCGCCCGAACTGATTGTCGCGCTCGACACGCCGACCTTCGCCGACGCAACAGCGGTCTTGGATAGGCTTGACGGATTGCCGTTGATGTACAAGGTCGGTATGGAAGCCTTCTTCGCGTATGGCGACGAGATTCGCGCCGAGCTGCTCCGTCGCAGCGCGACGTATTTCTTGGACTTGAAGCTGAACGATATCCCGCGAACGGTCGCGGCCGCGATTCGGCAGCTCGTACAACCGGGCGCGCGCATCATCGACGTGCATGCACTCGGGGGAAGCGAGATGATGATGGCTGCAGTTGAAGCCGCAGAGCAGCGCGCGCTCGAGCTTGGGATCGATCCGCCCGAGATCTTCGCCGTCACGGTGCTGACCAGCATCGCGCCCGAAGATCTGCGCGAGCTCGGACTCCAGGGCGGACCGGGCGAGAACGCGACGCGTCTCGCCGCGCTTGCACGCGATGCGCGTTGCGCGGGCGTGATCTGCAGTCCTCAGGAGGTTCGCGATCTCAAGAGCTTCTTCGGAACGGAATTCAAGGCGCTAACGCCGGGAATACGTCCGGCAGGCACGTCGCTTGGCGATCAAAGGCGCGTGATGACGCCGGGCGATGCGCGCGCCGCCGGCAGCGATTACATCGTGGTCGGGCGTCCGATTCTGGAAGCGAAGGACATGCGGGAAGCTGCGCAGGCGATTCTCGCGGAGCTCGTGCCGGCGTGA
- the pyrE gene encoding orotate phosphoribosyltransferase — protein sequence MTATFDLPRALEENGALLSGHFKLSSGRHSAQFIQKFRILEHPKLVERIAGEMIARLPQSPRPNVVVSAAVGGIVLGYEVARQLGVRAIFVEKEGGVPTLRRGFTLGPQDGAFVVEDVVTTGLSVKEVLDIVRKSSAKAVALGVIVRREPVEFGLPTIALVDLPIASFAPEECPKCKAGEPITEPGSRFLAS from the coding sequence GTGACCGCGACCTTCGATCTGCCGCGCGCGCTCGAAGAAAACGGTGCGCTGCTGAGCGGCCATTTCAAGCTCTCGTCCGGACGGCACAGCGCGCAGTTCATCCAAAAATTCCGGATTCTCGAGCATCCTAAGCTCGTCGAGCGTATCGCCGGGGAGATGATCGCGCGTTTGCCGCAATCTCCGCGTCCAAACGTCGTCGTGAGCGCAGCGGTCGGCGGCATCGTACTCGGCTACGAAGTTGCGCGACAGCTGGGCGTGCGCGCGATTTTCGTCGAGAAAGAAGGCGGCGTGCCGACGCTGCGCCGCGGCTTTACGCTGGGTCCGCAAGACGGTGCGTTCGTGGTTGAAGATGTCGTGACCACGGGTCTTTCCGTTAAAGAAGTCCTCGACATCGTGCGCAAATCGAGCGCAAAAGCAGTCGCTCTGGGCGTGATCGTCCGGCGCGAACCGGTCGAATTCGGTTTGCCGACGATCGCGCTCGTCGATCTGCCGATCGCCTCGTTTGCACCGGAAGAATGCCCGAAATGCAAAGCCGGCGAGCCGATCACCGAACCCGGCTCGCGTTTTCTCGCATCATGA
- the hisC gene encoding histidinol-phosphate transaminase: MKEQVASPAAGIVRRAVRDGQSYRPGTTLEQARREYGIERLIKLSSNENPLGSSPRALEALKTLGDLNIYVDNQYQELREKLARKLGVGPENVTVGHGSNELLELMFETFVDRGERVVMAAPTFSLFPQNAQLREAESIQVPLKDGVHDLDAMADAIDANTKLVLICDPNNPTATSIEPAAMERFLARLPAGVLLSFDQAYREFMPNGVDGVALAMRRPNTLVYRTMSKAYGLAALRIGYVIGQADAIGYMQQVRLPFNVTRASLVAALAALDDDAFVARSVKINAEQRERLEREFKRLGLFVYPSAANFIAVQVPTEANRAYVDLLKLGIAVRSGDALGLPGFLRITVGTPEENDAVLTAFEKLLPTWKSS; this comes from the coding sequence ATGAAAGAGCAGGTAGCTTCGCCTGCCGCAGGGATCGTGCGCCGCGCCGTGCGCGACGGACAATCGTATCGGCCAGGGACGACGCTCGAGCAAGCGCGCCGCGAATACGGCATCGAGCGGCTGATCAAGCTCTCGTCAAATGAGAATCCGCTGGGCTCGTCGCCCCGCGCGCTCGAGGCGCTCAAGACTCTGGGCGATCTCAACATCTACGTCGATAACCAATATCAGGAGCTGCGCGAAAAACTGGCGCGAAAACTCGGTGTTGGCCCCGAGAACGTGACGGTCGGACACGGCAGCAACGAACTCTTGGAGCTGATGTTCGAAACCTTCGTCGATCGCGGCGAGCGCGTCGTTATGGCGGCGCCCACGTTCTCGCTCTTTCCGCAGAACGCGCAGCTGCGCGAGGCCGAATCGATCCAAGTTCCGCTCAAAGACGGCGTGCACGATCTCGACGCGATGGCCGATGCGATCGACGCGAACACGAAACTCGTGCTGATCTGCGATCCGAACAATCCGACGGCGACGTCGATCGAGCCCGCGGCAATGGAGCGATTTCTGGCGCGTCTCCCGGCCGGCGTATTGCTCTCGTTCGATCAAGCCTACCGTGAATTTATGCCGAACGGCGTGGACGGTGTCGCGCTTGCAATGCGCCGGCCGAATACGCTCGTCTATCGCACGATGTCGAAAGCCTACGGTCTCGCGGCGCTGCGCATCGGCTACGTGATCGGCCAGGCAGACGCGATCGGCTACATGCAGCAGGTTCGCCTGCCGTTCAATGTGACGCGCGCATCGCTTGTCGCTGCGCTCGCGGCACTCGACGACGACGCGTTCGTGGCGCGGAGCGTCAAGATCAACGCGGAACAGCGCGAACGTCTGGAGCGCGAGTTCAAACGGCTCGGCCTTTTCGTCTATCCAAGCGCTGCGAACTTTATCGCCGTCCAGGTTCCGACTGAGGCGAACCGCGCATATGTCGATCTGCTCAAGCTCGGGATAGCCGTGCGCTCCGGCGACGCGCTGGGGTTGCCGGGTTTCCTGCGCATCACGGTCGGAACGCCCGAAGAGAACGACGCTGTACTGACCGCGTTCGAAAAATTGCTTCCCACTTGGAAGTCGTCCTGA
- a CDS encoding GNAT family N-acetyltransferase: MEVVLSVRIRPGDESDREYVRDLGIRVAMTSVSPFRQVMEPLVALSYEKLLEFTFAQSHSIVIAEAEGRPLGFLILLDSLPDEVSMAPQAFVAYMAVEPDVQRRGIGRALLNAAEALARERGLPTIAMMVTENNVPALDLYTASGYRTERRLLCKPLV; this comes from the coding sequence TTGGAAGTCGTCCTGAGCGTCCGCATCCGGCCAGGTGACGAATCGGATCGCGAGTACGTGCGCGATCTGGGGATTCGCGTTGCGATGACGAGCGTGTCACCGTTCCGCCAGGTCATGGAGCCGCTTGTCGCGCTCTCGTATGAGAAGCTGCTCGAGTTTACGTTCGCGCAGTCGCATTCGATCGTGATCGCGGAGGCCGAGGGGCGGCCTCTCGGATTTCTGATCCTTCTGGACTCGCTTCCCGACGAAGTCTCGATGGCGCCGCAAGCGTTCGTCGCATACATGGCGGTCGAACCCGACGTCCAGCGCCGGGGAATCGGCCGGGCGCTCTTGAACGCAGCCGAAGCCCTCGCGCGCGAGCGCGGGTTACCTACGATTGCGATGATGGTGACGGAGAATAACGTCCCCGCTCTCGATCTTTATACAGCGAGCGGATATCGCACGGAACGAAGGCTCTTGTGCAAACCACTGGTTTGA
- a CDS encoding AI-2E family transporter, translating into MQTTGLNPRTLRRIIGTVWGLLLIVLAVVLAMRIPKTVEIFVTAAVIALGVHPVTQFLERWMKRGLAITSVYLVIMMFVALIGLLVIPTGLSQTQAVLGALPDQMTSAEQSLVSFQTNLEHHVGKGMLPPSLIDIRSVIDSKISEWGTAAVAGLYPALVSTIGVMFVLLSAIILSIFFLASGERIRQQLLSIVPHSREHEVAQVLDEIVHIFGGFVAGQSILCAIVGVSTWLILWAFGYKFALLVGVLCGIAYAVPFVGMIVAQVIAAVLAAPQGLAMVWEVTIVVFVISRIADNVLVPKIMAPHVGVSPIAVMFGVFAGGELLGLPGLILGIPAAAMGKVLWRIFVRPWLSRHDFGPRSAEHEHEHQLHKGEREIDIEIHETIRERT; encoded by the coding sequence GTGCAAACCACTGGTTTGAATCCGCGGACGCTGCGCCGCATCATCGGAACGGTCTGGGGCTTGCTGCTGATCGTGCTTGCGGTCGTGCTGGCGATGCGGATTCCCAAAACCGTTGAGATCTTCGTAACGGCCGCGGTGATTGCGCTGGGCGTCCACCCGGTGACGCAATTTCTCGAACGTTGGATGAAGCGCGGCCTTGCGATAACGAGCGTCTACCTCGTCATCATGATGTTTGTGGCGCTGATCGGGCTTCTCGTCATTCCGACCGGCCTTTCCCAAACACAGGCCGTTTTGGGAGCGCTGCCCGATCAGATGACGTCGGCGGAACAGTCGCTGGTGAGCTTCCAAACGAATTTGGAGCACCACGTCGGCAAAGGGATGCTGCCGCCAAGTCTCATCGACATTCGCAGCGTGATCGATTCCAAGATATCCGAGTGGGGAACTGCTGCCGTTGCAGGACTCTATCCCGCGCTGGTCAGCACGATCGGCGTCATGTTCGTGCTGCTCTCGGCGATCATTCTTTCGATTTTCTTCTTGGCAAGCGGCGAGCGAATTCGCCAGCAACTGCTTTCGATCGTGCCGCATTCGCGCGAGCACGAGGTCGCGCAGGTGCTGGATGAGATCGTGCACATCTTCGGCGGCTTCGTCGCGGGACAATCGATCTTGTGCGCGATCGTCGGTGTTTCGACGTGGCTGATTCTGTGGGCGTTCGGATATAAGTTCGCGCTGTTGGTGGGCGTGTTGTGCGGGATCGCGTACGCCGTGCCGTTCGTCGGGATGATCGTTGCGCAAGTCATTGCGGCGGTTCTTGCCGCGCCGCAGGGCCTCGCGATGGTCTGGGAAGTGACGATCGTCGTCTTCGTGATCTCGCGCATCGCTGACAATGTGCTGGTACCGAAGATCATGGCGCCGCACGTCGGTGTCTCGCCGATCGCCGTCATGTTCGGCGTCTTCGCCGGGGGTGAGCTGCTCGGTTTGCCAGGCCTAATCCTGGGCATTCCTGCGGCGGCGATGGGCAAGGTTCTCTGGCGCATCTTCGTGCGGCCGTGGCTTTCGCGCCACGATTTCGGTCCCCGATCGGCCGAACACGAGCACGAACATCAGTTGCACAAAGGCGAGCGCGAGATCGATATCGAGATTCACGAAACGATCCGGGAACGCACATGA